DNA from Mycteria americana isolate JAX WOST 10 ecotype Jacksonville Zoo and Gardens chromosome 30, USCA_MyAme_1.0, whole genome shotgun sequence:
CTCCTGCACCGGGAGAGCCCGGGctggcagcacaggctgaggcGGCCGCAACGCAGAACGGCGGGGAAAGAAGCGAGGCCCCACCGCCCCCCACCAAACACCTCTGTCTTTGACCAGCAAGAGGTCCCCGAAGGGGTGCACCGTTCCCGGAGGCACTGCAATACCGGGACGATGCGCGGAGCGAAGGGAGCAAGCTCCGGATCCAACTCCCAGGCTCAAAAATCCGTTTAATATAAAGTCCTCTCATCGAGGACGTATCAGATATTAAACTGATAAGAACAGATACTACACTTGATCTTAGCCAAAAGGCCGAGAAGCGATACCCGACACACCACCCCCATCGCTCACCCACCCAACGCCGACCCCCCCTATGTCACGGCCGCTCCCGCACACCCGCATCGACCTCCCCGCTCCGCTCTCCGCTCCCTTCCCCGTTCTCTCCCGCACGATCTGGGCCTTCGGGAAGGAACCGACCCCCGCCGGACCCCGGGAGCTGCAACCCTGGGGCCTCCCGGCGGCCCGTTCGAGTCCGTGGGTGTCACGATTTGCGTACCCACGCCTCCGAGACGCACTCACCCCGCCCCCTCGTCTTCCCCAAACCCAACCCCGATCTACATACCCCGCCCCCGAGTCCCGTGCGCCCCGCCCCTTCCTCGCAGCAATCTGATTGGCCTGCTGCGCACTGAAATTTGCATTCGCTCCGCCagatgcccccccacccccgccccgagGCGATTTGCATCCTCCGCCTGGATTTTTGCATGCGCCGCGGTAGCGGCGATCTCATTGGCCGGGGACCGCCCCGCCCACGCGTACAGTCCCCGCCCAGCGCCCCGGGACCCTCCGCCCGCAGCGGGAGCCCGGGGGTACCGGCCCCCCTCGGCAGAGCGCTGCCGGCCCCTCCGCTCAGCCTCCGGACCGAGGCTGCGCTCGgcatggctgctctgcagaggaggaggcCGAGGGGCGaccgcagcgctgcccgccgctgccccagGAGAACGGACCAGCACGGAAGAACAGAGCGGAGCGGCCCGGAGCAGAACGTTCGGCGGCAAGGGACCGACCCCGCGCCTCTCCTCCGGCCGCCCCACCGCCTCAGGGCTGACCCAAAGTTAACGCCGCTTGTTCCGGCATCGGCCAAACGCCTCTGGGACCCCCGCGGCCAACACCGAAAGGAGAGAAGCTTCTGGCCCACCCCGTGCTCGTGTTGGTGCGGCCTCGGAGGCCCCGGATTCTCCGACCCTCGCGACAGGGAAAACGTCAGCAACAAAAGCCTTGCACGGGTCGAGGACGGAGTGCTGGCGGTGCTTTCTGTTTCTAACTCGCCCCTGCTCTACCTTTCCCTCAGctctcatttctttccctttctctccccaaaaaTCCCCAGCCCGGAGTCCTCAGGACGCACCTCCCCCAGGAGAACCCACGCGGGACACGGCTGCAAAACAGACCTTTTACTGCAGAAGCTCAGGACGCAGgaaatgcccccccatcccctccgtCCTGGGGGTCCGGGTCCCCCGCGGGACCCCGGCCCAGGCGCTGCCGCACCACGGTGGGCAGGAAACTCTGCAAGAAGTGGAAAAAGTCCCGGAAAAGCGcgccaggaggggctggggaaggcaccAGGCGCAGCAGCACCCGCGGCTCCTGCCGCGTGCCGGCCGCCCGGGCGCTGGCCTGGAAGCGCAGCAGCGGCTCCAGTGGCTGCCCGGCGCCCTCCTGCCGCACGATTGCCTCCGACAccttctgctccagctccagTGAGTCGCCATCCGGCCCCTCGGGGCCATCCCCGTGCTGCAGCTGCCGGCGCACGCGGCGTCGGCCCGTCCACACGCGGTGCCAGATGGCGCAGCTCCAGCTTGCCGTCTCCTCAGGGACGTTCGTCCGCGGCCTCTTCCCGCCTGGGAGCGCAGTGCCGTTGGCTGCCTCGGGCAGGCAACGTTTGGAGCCCACCGCCGGCAGCTCCGCTGCAGACGGCTCCTCCGTGTCTGTTCCCATGGGCAACTCCTCGGACAGCGCTGAGTCCCCTGGGAGCCCGGACTCCTCGCGGGGAGCTCTTGGTGGCTTCCCCGCAGCGCAGCTGCACTTGAGAACGTCCCTCAGCACGAAGGCTATGGCGGCGCAGACCTCCCAGAACCAGGGGCCACGACCactgggctcctggcagagctgctgggagtcACCAGCAGCCTCCAAGGGAATGGAGATGAGGAAAGCGCCGGCGCTCGCCGCCCCTGGCTCCACCGCACCCGGCTGGAAGAGCCGCGTCAGCCCCCAGGCCCGGCCCTTGCTGGATTTGCGGCGGTACTGCAGGCTGCGGCAATACTTGGCCGCGTCGCGGCAGCAGCGTGCAAAGCGTGATGCCGTCTTCTCGTTGACGTTGGCTGCCACGTTGTGGCTCAGCTCAAAGGGGTCCTGCAGGTTGAGGGGCCCCAACTTCAGCCCCTCGCTGGCctcgggggtggtggggggtggcAGCGGCAGCGCTCGGCCCTCCCGCAGAGAGATCACCTGCCCTGGGAAGTCGAAGTCCCCAAAGGTGTGGAAGAACTCAGACAGCAGCGAGCCTGCGGGAACGAGCGGTGAGGGTAGCGTGGGGAtcccgggacccccccagacccctgcctGGCACTTACAGGGACTCTCGGTGTTGGTGCTGGGCTCCAGCAACGCCACGTCCCGGGGGAAGCTGCAGTCCCATCCACCCACGACGGTGCGGTCCTCGTCCCCTGGAGCAGAGTGGCGCTGAGAGGAGCACCAGCACAGCGGGGCCACGTGCAGTGGCCTGGACGGGGGActgagagacagacagatggacagagagACCCTACCTGCCAAGTCATGCAGCCGGGCGACGGTGGGCAGCACGGGGGGGCTGCGCGTCTGCAGGAAAAACAGCACCAGCAGCGTCAGGGCGTAGTTGTTGAGGAGGGGTCCGCCCCCAGAGGGGTTTCCTGGAGGAGACGGTATCAGAGCTGCACCGCGCCCGCCGACGGGCCGGGCAGGACCCCGCTGTGcgtgccgccgcccgccctcacCTGCCAGGCCCTGCTGCTTGGCCCAGAGCCGCACCGCGTAGACCAGCGGCCGCACGCGTTCGTCCGCCTCGGCGCAAAGCTGCAGGAACCGCGTGTTGAGGAGCGCCAGCCTGCGGGGATGGAGGTGTCACGGGAGAAGGATGCATCACCGGAGGGGAGAGGTCCCCCCAGCAACCGCCCCGGGGTCCCGCACCCCCCAGACCTGTTGTCGATGGAGATGTCGCCCGCCAGCCCCGACTGCTTGTGGCAGAACTTGACGACAGGGCGGCGGGCAGTGGGCACAGCCCGGACGCGGCGCACGCCCGGCACGCAGCGCCGCAGCACGGCGGccaccagctccagcacctccgGCACCGGCGTCGCCGCCAAGTCGATGTCGCTCAGGATGGAATCCTCTGCaccggagccggagccggccgCGAGAGCGTCTCGTGTTGACGCCTGGAGGGATTTGGTCGGCTCCAGGTCCAGAAGCAAGTCCAGATCGCAGCCACGGGTATCAAAGCCATTGATGGAGGAGCCAAAGGGCACGACGGCGCAGCCTgggtggggagaggcagaagcGCACGTGAAGGATGCGGTCGCATCACATGCTCAATGTGGAATGCAGCAGCCGTGTCACGTGCCCGCAGGAGGGATGTGATCACGAGGGGAGCGAGGAAGAGGAGACTCACCGGGGAAGAACTCGGTGAAGACCTCCTGGAAGAGCGTGACCAGGAGATGCCGCACGCGGCGCTCGTCCTCgctcagctccagcagccccaccAGCTGCGACATCTGGGCGTCCACCTGCAGGGACCGGTGTCACTGGCGGTGCTGGGGCGCGCCCCACCCCGACCCCTGGGAGAACCCGGCCCCCACTGGAAGATCCCCGATGTCATCCATGGTCCCCAGTGTGTTCCCACACGCCCGGGAGAGCCCCaagacccccccccaaatgctcGGGAGATCCCCAGGACCCTCCCCAAACCCCCGGGAGAGCCTCGTGGGGAGCCGCCCCCATCCCTACTCACATCCGGGGCCTGGCAAAGCGCCTGCTCCAGCCGCCCCGGGCCGAGAGGCTCCTGGCGGGGGCTGCGCCCCGGGGGGCCGTAGGCAAAGACCTTCTGCTCCCGGGGGCGGACGCGGAGCCGGTGCCcggccaggctgtgctggggctccGCCAGCGCCCGCTCCCGGCCCGCGGCGTCCCGCAGCTCCACGATGGCGTAGGCGCCCTGCAGAGGCGGGGGACACACCGTCAGCCCCGGCCCGGTGCCCGcgccccggtcccggtcccgcgGTTGGCCCCCACCTTCTCCTTGTCCATCACGACCGCCGCCACGTCCCCGAAGGCCCCGAAGTACTCGGCGAGCTCCGCGCCCGAGGTGCCGCGGGCGAAGCCGCTGACGAAGAGGCTCCGCTGCTCCTGGGCCCGGCGCTCGGCCCGCAGGCTCCGCAGCCGCCGGTGCTTCTTCCCCCGCAGATGCTCCGCCAGGCTCGGCCctgcgcgggggggggagggggggggcagcgccGTCAACCGGTGCCCCGGagccccccttccccaccaccgCAGCCCCCGCACTCACGGTTGGCAGCGGAGACCTGGCACAGGCGGCAGCGGAACCCGCCCCGCGGTGTCGCCTCCACGTCGGGGTCCGCCACCGGGTCGGAGCCCAGCTCCATGCTCGGGTCGGGGTCAGGGACCGCGCCGGGGCCCGCGTCCATGGCTGGGCCGGGGTCAGGGGCCGGGTCGGGGCCCGCGTCCATGGCTGGGCCGGGGCCGATGCCGGTACCGGGCTCCGGGCCGGGACCCTCCCTCCCCGCACCACCACCAGCGTTCTCCCGCGCCCGTTTCCCCGGGAACTTCCGCCGGAAGTGGTCCGTCCCGTCTGGCTTCCCCAGCGAACTTCCGCCAGGAGCCCCGCGCCCAGCTCCCCCGGAAACGCGACCCGCCGGAATTGTTCCGCCcggagcctcccccccccccccccccccccccgggatctccgcgccccctccccccggtGCCGGTTTTTGTTTCCCGATGAAGAAAAATCGTCGTTTTTATTTCCTGTCGCTACAGAACCGGGACAGCCCGAGATACAAAACCGGGGGCATTGCTCCACGTACAAAAGGGGCCTGCGGGGGtcgggggggcagtgggggggctcCGGACCAGCACcgggcccgcccccccccccccccccggtttctatggaaataaaaaaaatacaaaaggggCCCGGCCCggtggcgggggggaggggggatcaGTCCTCGAGGACGATGGGCTCTGAGGTgctggcggggtgggggggggcagagggcgccagggcccccccgggccgcaggggcagccccggcttCACCTTGAGGGGCAGGttggggcggcgggcggcgcggcggagctCCAGGTGCGTCAGCGCCTTCCGCAGCgccctggggggagcagggggggggtGTCAGTGGCGAGGGgtgccccacagccaccccccTCTGCCCCATGGCCCTCCAgattcctcccccaccccccatagCCGCCCCCCTCCACCCTGCAGATCCCCTCCTCTCCACTCCCCAGCCCCCTCATATCCCCCCGCCCCACAGATCCCCTCCCCTCCAACCCCACTGTCCCCTCATATCCCTGGTCCTCCTCCCCATGGTGCCCCATAGCCTCAcagctcccctccaccccacagatccccccctccaccccacggCCACAACCTtcctccccacagctccctgccccccctgcccagcagcagccctgtgtgtgtccccccaaaccccgtgcccccccccccccccccacctggtGTCCTTGGTGGCCACGAAGACGACGGGGTTGGGGGCGTCCGCGGGGTTCAGCTTCTGCCGCTtgctggcgggggggggcccggcgcgcagccccgccgccagggggcgcccgtTGGCCGAGAAGGGGAGGCCCGAGGCCCCCACCTGTGCGGCAGCGtcaggccccgcccctccgccaATCAcacgccgcctccccgcccggccccgcccccccaccctgcccacgggCCCCAAGAGCTGTCagttcccccagccccagccctatCCCCTGCCCTTGTCAATCAGCCCAGCCCCCGCCCCCAGGCCCTTTCCCCACCAATCAGGGCCAGGCCCTTTCCCACAGGCCCCACCCCTTGCCAGTCACACTAGACACACACCCCCAAGAGCCGGTCCAACCCCTTTCCCCAGGCTCCACCCCCTGCCAATCACAGCAGACCCTCACAGCTCGTCCAACCCCCTTTCCCCAGGCCCCTCCCCCTGTCAATCAACCCAGGCCCCACCCCATTAATCACACCAGACCCCCCACAGCCAGTCCAACCTCGTTCCCCAGGCTCCACCCCCTGTCAATCACCCCCGGCtccaccccctgccctccccagccccgctcccacagGCCCTGTTCCCTGTCAATCCCCGAGAGACCCCACCCCCCACGCCCCCATACCAGGGGGTGATGGCCCTCGCCGCCCCCTCGTAGCCCCCCAGCGCCCCGTACCCGTACCCGGGGGGGGCGGTGGCCCTCGCCGGCCCCCTCGTAGCCCCTTTTGCCcaccagccccgccagcccccggctcTGGCTCAGCTGGTTCCGGTTGATGGGGGTCTTGGTGCCCCGCGGCGTCTTCGGCTTCAGGGGAGCCTGTGCCGCTGcaggggggaggcggaggggtgAGGGGCCGCCCCatggctccccccagccccacaggaccctcccaccaccccacagctcccagaCAGAACCCCAAaatccagccccacagcccctgctggGCCCCAaccagccccctgcaccccccagccatCCCACACCCCGACAtctccccctgtgtcccccacgCTGGGCCCCACACCCCCAGGTacccccccctgcatcccccagccACCCCATAACCCCCGCATACCCCCCCCACCTCTGGGGACCCCCCAGCCACCCTAGGGCCAGGCCcctcagccccagggacccccccccccccccatgcatcCCCCAGCCACCCCATAACCCCCACATACCCCCCCTATGTCCCCCACAcctctggggacccccccagccaccccagggccaggacccccACACCCGGGGACGCCCCCTGCAaccccccggcccctcacccAGCTCCTTGACGATGGCGGCGAGGGGCAGCCGGGCCAGCGGGTGGATCTTGAGGGGGGCCTTGGCGGCCTTGGGCAAGCGGATGGAGCCTGTGGGAGGGGGTGGGCGGGTGAGGGGGAGGGAGGGCCGGCAGCGTGaggatgcccccccccccccatgccgtaccccccgccccccaccccaaCACCTACACTCGGCCTTGATGGCGTTGGCGTTGATGGGGGCgtaggggcggcgggcggcgcggcggggctgcagCACGTCGCGGCAGAGGCGGCGCGCCAGGCGGGTGAGGCGGGTGGTCTGCAGCAGGAAGGTCTGGCGGTTCTTGGCCAGCAGCTTGGCCCGGCTGGCGCTGGTGGTGTAGGGGGAGAGGCTCTGCGCTTCGGGGCGCGAGAGGTGACCCCGAGAGTGCGGCTC
Protein-coding regions in this window:
- the TUT1 gene encoding speckle targeted PIP5K1A-regulated poly(A) polymerase encodes the protein MDAGPDPAPDPGPAMDAGPGAVPDPDPSMELGSDPVADPDVEATPRGGFRCRLCQVSAANRPSLAEHLRGKKHRRLRSLRAERRAQEQRSLFVSGFARGTSGAELAEYFGAFGDVAAVVMDKEKGAYAIVELRDAAGRERALAEPQHSLAGHRLRVRPREQKVFAYGPPGRSPRQEPLGPGRLEQALCQAPDVDAQMSQLVGLLELSEDERRVRHLLVTLFQEVFTEFFPGCAVVPFGSSINGFDTRGCDLDLLLDLEPTKSLQASTRDALAAGSGSGAEDSILSDIDLAATPVPEVLELVAAVLRRCVPGVRRVRAVPTARRPVVKFCHKQSGLAGDISIDNRLALLNTRFLQLCAEADERVRPLVYAVRLWAKQQGLAGNPSGGGPLLNNYALTLLVLFFLQTRSPPVLPTVARLHDLAGDEDRTVVGGWDCSFPRDVALLEPSTNTESPCSLLSEFFHTFGDFDFPGQVISLREGRALPLPPPTTPEASEGLKLGPLNLQDPFELSHNVAANVNEKTASRFARCCRDAAKYCRSLQYRRKSSKGRAWGLTRLFQPGAVEPGAASAGAFLISIPLEAAGDSQQLCQEPSGRGPWFWEVCAAIAFVLRDVLKCSCAAGKPPRAPREESGLPGDSALSEELPMGTDTEEPSAAELPAVGSKRCLPEAANGTALPGGKRPRTNVPEETASWSCAIWHRVWTGRRRVRRQLQHGDGPEGPDGDSLELEQKVSEAIVRQEGAGQPLEPLLRFQASARAAGTRQEPRVLLRLVPSPAPPGALFRDFFHFLQSFLPTVVRQRLGRGPAGDPDPQDGGDGGAFPAS